The following proteins come from a genomic window of Hoplias malabaricus isolate fHopMal1 chromosome 15, fHopMal1.hap1, whole genome shotgun sequence:
- the LOC136668878 gene encoding UPF0729 protein C18orf32 homolog: MVCIPCIVIPVLLWVYKRFLEPILYPFISPIVSRFWTKKAVQETAADTGKGSATCKAECNGTADVSEANGVTPASDKKKD; the protein is encoded by the exons ATGGTCTGCATCCCCTGCATCGTCATCCCCGTCCTCCTGTGGGTTTATAAACGATTCCTGGAGCCTATCCTCTATCCATTCATCTCTCCTATCGTCAGCCGCTTCTGGACTAAAAAAGCAGTTCAGGAGACAGCAGCAGATACAGGAAAGGGCAGCGCCACCTGCAAG GCTGAATGCAATGGTACTGCTGATGTTTCGGAGGCTAACGGTGTGACGCCAGCCTCAGACAAGAAGAAAGACTGA
- the scarb2b gene encoding lysosome membrane protein 2, producing the protein MARCACAIYTSAVVSVILLFVGIGLLGTGVFQTLIHNRLKREITLTEGSKVFDSWKNPPPPVFMEFFFFNVTNPAEFLNGGKARLTQMGPYTYREYRPKDNVTFVENGTKVSALTPKTFVFVPELSAGDPSVDNVTTVNIPAMAVMNKLKDEYFFRKSALSFSMSSLGTTMFETYTVDDLLWGFKDPLLTHLRKIKPEVDEYFGLMLNKNGSTDGEFVYLTGENNYLEYGRIDSWKGQKHLTFWKSDQSNMINGSDGSAFHPLLTKEERLDVFTADLCRSIHMLFEKEVEVKGIPAYRYTPPRDVLASGKNNPENEGFCLDKKNCLDDGVLNVAVCRKGAPVIFSFPHFYLGDQKYVDAIEGLKPVHEHHQTFLDLNPTTGILVRASKRAQINILLERVPGFPLTRTLNGTIFPIMFLNESVTIDDVSAARLHKLLSMVKLVPNFPFVLIALGVLLLLISILLIIRSRQKKNSTKSETTYSPVSGKAEDSSEKNGTFVLTSVEKS; encoded by the exons ATGGCCCGTTGCGCGTGCGCAATCTACACGAGCGCCGTCGTCAGCGTTATCCTCCTCTTTGTCGGCATCGGGCTCCTGGGGACCGGGGTCTTCCAGACTCTCATCCACAACCGCCTCAAAAGG GAAATCACTCTGACCGAAGGCAGTAAAGTGTTTGACTCATGGAAGAACCCACCTCCTCCCGTCTTCATGGAGTTCTTCTTCTTCAACGTCACCAACCCGGCTGAGTTCCTGAATGGAGGCAAAGCTCGTCTCACTCAGATGGGCCCCTACACCTACAG gGAGTACAGGCCCAAAGATAATGTCACCTTTGTGGAGAATGGGACCAAAGTTTCTGCTCTGACCCCCAAGACCTTTGTGTTTGTGCCGGAACTTTCAGCCGGAGACCCCAGTGTGGACAACGTCACCACTGTTAATATCCCAGCTATG gcgGTGATGAATAAGTTAAAGGATGAGTATTTTTTCAGGAAATCAGCTTTATCCTTTTCCATGAGCTCATTGGGGACTACAATGTTTGAGACCTACACAGTAGACGATCTCCTGTGGGGCTTTAAGGACCCTCTGCTCACCCACCTACGCAAAATTAAACCAGAGGTGGACGAATACTTCGGCCTCATGCTCAAC AAAAACGGCAGCACTGATGGGGAGTTTGTGTACCTCACCGGAGAGAACAACTACTTGGAATACGGCCGCATCGATAGCTGGAAAGGCCAAAA GCACCTGACGTTTTGGAAAAGTGATCAGAGCAACATGATTAACGGCTCAGACGGCAGCGCCTTCCACCCTTTATTGACCAAAGAGGAGAGACTGGACGTCTTCACCGCAGACCTGTGCAG gTCGATCCACATGCTCTTTGAGAAGGAGGTGGAGGTGAAAGGTATTCCAGCGTACCGCTACACTCCTCCACGCGACGTCCTCGCCAGCGGCAAGAACAACCCGGAAAACGAGGGCTTCTGCCTCGACAAGAAGAACTGTCTGGACGATGGGGTCCTGAATGTGGCCGTGTGTCGCAAAG GTGCTCCTGTCATTTTCTCCTTTCCTCATTTCTACCTCGGTGACCAGAAGTATGTGGACGCTATTGAGGGATTGAAGCCAGTTCATGAGCATCACCAGACCTTCCTGGACCTGAACCCT accACCGGGATCCTTGTCCGTGCCAGTAAGAGAGCCCAGATAAATATTCTGCTGGAGAGAGTCCCCGGATTTCC atTGACCAGAACCTTGAACGGCACTATTTTCCCAATCATGTTCCTGAATGAG TCCGTCACAATTGACGACGTGTCTGCGGCGAGGCTGCACAAGCTGCTGTCCATGGTTAAACTCGTCCCCAATTTCCCCTTCGTCCTCATCGCTCTGGGAGTCCTCCTTCTTCTAATCAGCATCCTCCTAATCATCCGCTCCCGCCAGAAGAAG AACTCAACAAAATCGGAAACCACTTATTCTCCAGTCAGCGGCAAAGCAGAAGATTCGTCTGAGAAAAATGGAACATTTGTTCTAACGTCAGTTGAGAAATCCTGA